One window from the genome of Echinicola vietnamensis DSM 17526 encodes:
- a CDS encoding succinate dehydrogenase/fumarate reductase iron-sulfur subunit has translation MNLTLKVWRQQNSSDKGGFKNYTLTGISEDMSFLEMLDVLNEELSEKGEDPVHFDHDCREGICGMCSLYINGKPHGPQQTTTCQLHMRSFKDGDTIVIEPWRAAAFPVVKDLVVDRGSFDRIIQAGGYVSVNTGGVPDANEIPIPKRIADEAFDAATCIGCGACVAACKNASAMLFTSAKISQLAMLPQGKVERKERAEKMVAQMDAEGFGACTNTGACSAECPKGISLTNIARMNREYFSASASSENV, from the coding sequence ATGAACTTAACACTTAAAGTTTGGAGACAACAAAACAGTTCTGACAAGGGCGGTTTTAAAAATTATACACTTACGGGAATTTCTGAAGACATGTCTTTTTTGGAAATGCTGGACGTATTGAACGAAGAGCTTTCTGAGAAAGGGGAGGATCCCGTGCACTTTGACCATGACTGTAGGGAAGGTATCTGCGGAATGTGCTCACTCTACATTAACGGTAAGCCACACGGTCCCCAGCAGACGACCACATGCCAGTTGCATATGCGTTCCTTTAAAGACGGAGATACCATCGTGATCGAACCTTGGAGAGCAGCAGCTTTTCCTGTGGTAAAGGATTTGGTAGTGGATCGTGGGTCTTTTGACCGCATTATCCAGGCAGGAGGGTATGTATCCGTAAACACGGGTGGTGTACCCGATGCGAATGAAATTCCTATTCCGAAAAGAATAGCTGATGAAGCTTTTGACGCAGCCACCTGTATCGGCTGTGGGGCTTGTGTGGCGGCTTGTAAAAATGCCTCTGCCATGCTCTTTACCTCCGCAAAAATCTCGCAATTGGCCATGTTGCCGCAAGGTAAGGTGGAGCGTAAAGAAAGGGCTGAGAAAATGGTAGCCCAGATGGATGCGGAAGGTTTCGGCGCTTGTACCAATACAGGAGCCTGTTCTGCAGAATGTCCGAAGGGCATTAGTTTGACGAATATCGCTCGGATGAACAGGGAGTATTTCTCTGCATCAGCCAGCAGCGAAAACGTATAG
- a CDS encoding sodium:solute symporter family protein produces the protein MELVDLLIFVIYMIVMLGVGVYFMRKNEGNDDYYVGGRNMGAWHIGLSVVATDVGGGFSIGLGGLGFAMGLSGSWMLFTGLLGAWLAAVFLIPKVKSNPAFAKFYTFPQIFQYLFNRQVGIVAGLICFVGYLGFTSSQLLAGAKLASGTFKGLDLDMALMIMGVIAVVYTVMGGLKAVIYTDTIQWIILLLGFIFIGLPIAYFHVGGWAEISKTLPAEYFSLTNLTWQDLANWGITILPIWFVGMTLYQRIFASKDVKTAKRAWYIAGIFEWPIMAFMGVSLGVLAKVAFEQGLIAEATESLDPEMGLPILLSHVLPAGIMGLMMSAYFSAVLSTADSCLMAASGNLTTDLFGKWLSKQPEEKSVRYSQLFTLLIGTVALLIAMQMTNVLELMLYSYAFMVSGLLVPILAGLFWNRRNPTAAIASMIIGGGLTAGLAFSELALPLGLDANLFGLLASLAVFLLLDNSLKIKQRKISEHKSFSGTGLS, from the coding sequence ATGGAATTAGTCGACCTCCTGATTTTTGTCATTTACATGATTGTCATGCTCGGAGTGGGTGTATATTTTATGCGCAAGAATGAGGGAAATGATGACTATTATGTCGGTGGTCGAAATATGGGGGCTTGGCACATCGGATTATCCGTGGTGGCCACCGATGTGGGAGGAGGATTTAGCATAGGTTTGGGAGGCCTTGGCTTTGCTATGGGACTCTCAGGTAGTTGGATGCTTTTTACCGGCCTGTTAGGGGCTTGGCTTGCGGCTGTTTTCCTCATCCCAAAAGTCAAATCCAACCCTGCCTTTGCGAAATTCTATACCTTTCCCCAGATTTTTCAATACCTGTTTAACCGGCAAGTGGGGATTGTAGCGGGGTTAATTTGTTTTGTAGGATATTTGGGATTTACTTCCTCCCAGTTGTTGGCAGGGGCCAAACTAGCTTCCGGTACCTTTAAGGGACTTGATTTGGACATGGCTTTGATGATCATGGGGGTGATCGCGGTGGTGTATACGGTAATGGGAGGATTGAAGGCAGTGATTTATACAGACACCATTCAATGGATCATTTTGCTTCTTGGGTTTATCTTTATTGGCTTGCCTATCGCCTATTTTCACGTGGGGGGCTGGGCCGAAATCAGTAAAACACTTCCTGCCGAATACTTTAGCTTGACCAATCTTACCTGGCAGGATTTGGCCAATTGGGGCATCACGATTTTACCGATTTGGTTTGTGGGTATGACCCTTTACCAGCGGATATTTGCCAGTAAGGATGTCAAAACAGCCAAAAGGGCTTGGTATATAGCAGGAATATTTGAGTGGCCGATCATGGCCTTTATGGGCGTTTCACTGGGTGTTTTGGCGAAAGTAGCCTTTGAGCAGGGCCTTATCGCAGAAGCAACGGAATCCCTTGATCCCGAAATGGGATTGCCTATACTGCTGAGCCACGTACTACCCGCTGGAATCATGGGCCTGATGATGTCAGCGTATTTCTCAGCAGTCCTTTCCACAGCAGATTCATGCTTGATGGCAGCATCTGGAAATCTGACCACTGACCTGTTTGGAAAATGGCTTAGCAAGCAGCCGGAAGAAAAGTCCGTCCGATATAGCCAATTGTTTACCCTGTTGATTGGAACGGTAGCGCTTTTGATCGCAATGCAGATGACGAATGTTCTGGAGCTGATGCTGTATTCTTATGCTTTTATGGTTTCGGGGCTGTTGGTCCCGATCCTGGCAGGCTTGTTTTGGAATAGGCGAAACCCTACGGCTGCCATTGCTTCCATGATCATTGGTGGAGGGTTAACTGCAGGGTTAGCTTTTAGTGAGCTGGCATTGCCTTTAGGGCTCGATGCCAATTTGTTTGGGCTTTTGGCATCTTTAGCAGTGTTTTTGCTGCTGGATAATTCACTTAAAATTAAGCAAAGAAAAATTAGTGAACATAAATCATTTAGTGGGACAGGATTATCCTGA
- a CDS encoding GNAT family N-acetyltransferase, whose product MKIESLSTIDNATYLQKKEIADFLFEHLDEYGDPHAYIMNCLDYALDQAVDKGGFVVMGREKGQIVGAVVVNKTGMSGYIPENILVYIAVNANQRGKGLGKKLMETAINMTTGDIALHVEPDNPAKKLYERLGFTNKYLEMRLKK is encoded by the coding sequence ATGAAGATAGAATCACTTTCTACGATAGATAACGCCACTTATTTGCAAAAAAAAGAAATAGCCGATTTCCTTTTTGAACACTTGGATGAGTATGGAGATCCCCATGCCTATATTATGAACTGTCTTGATTATGCATTGGATCAGGCGGTTGACAAAGGAGGTTTTGTGGTAATGGGCCGCGAAAAAGGTCAAATTGTGGGCGCCGTAGTGGTAAATAAGACAGGGATGTCTGGTTATATTCCGGAAAATATACTAGTTTATATTGCTGTCAATGCCAATCAACGCGGAAAAGGGCTGGGCAAAAAGTTGATGGAGACGGCCATAAATATGACAACAGGTGATATAGCCTTGCACGTAGAACCAGATAACCCGGCGAAAAAATTATACGAAAGATTAGGCTTCACGAACAAATACTTGGAAATGAGGTTGAAAAAATAG
- a CDS encoding alanine racemase: protein MAFLNLHKGNLQKNYQFLKEKFKEHGVAWGAVSKMLCGNEIYIKELIDLGVDEIHDSRISNLVKVKEINSNIKTVYIKPPSKRNLADVVTYADVSLNSELTTIRWISEEAVRQDKRHQIIIMVETGDLREGVMGEDLVDFYAKIFRLPNVEVIGLGTNLNCLNGVMPSTDKLVQLSLYKQIIELKFNKEIPLVSAGTSVTIPLMLNHQLPKGVNHFRVGETLYFGANLFDESTIPGMNDAVFELCTEIIEMQEKPLLPTGNLAANPQGDIKEIDESLYGQSSFRGILDIGLLDVDPKYLIYDKDEFEVLGASSDMLILDLGKNPKNYKVGDLIRFKLKYMGALAILNSYYIEKRVI from the coding sequence ATGGCTTTTTTAAATCTTCATAAAGGAAACCTTCAAAAAAACTATCAATTCCTAAAGGAAAAATTCAAAGAACATGGAGTGGCTTGGGGTGCTGTGTCCAAAATGCTCTGTGGAAATGAGATTTACATCAAGGAACTGATCGATCTTGGCGTGGATGAAATCCATGATTCCAGGATCAGTAACCTTGTTAAGGTTAAGGAAATCAATTCCAATATTAAAACGGTATATATCAAGCCACCTTCCAAAAGAAACTTGGCAGATGTGGTGACCTATGCAGATGTAAGCTTAAACAGCGAATTGACGACTATTAGGTGGATAAGTGAAGAAGCCGTCAGGCAAGACAAAAGACACCAAATCATCATCATGGTGGAAACGGGGGATCTGCGTGAAGGCGTGATGGGGGAAGATCTGGTGGACTTTTATGCCAAAATATTTAGGCTGCCCAATGTGGAGGTAATTGGACTGGGGACCAACTTAAACTGCCTGAACGGTGTAATGCCTTCCACGGATAAGCTCGTGCAGCTGTCCCTATACAAGCAAATCATAGAGCTAAAATTCAATAAAGAAATTCCGTTGGTGTCTGCGGGTACTTCGGTGACCATTCCCCTGATGCTCAATCATCAACTTCCCAAAGGAGTCAACCACTTTAGGGTTGGTGAGACGCTTTATTTTGGTGCTAACTTGTTTGATGAAAGCACTATCCCAGGAATGAATGATGCAGTGTTTGAGCTGTGTACAGAAATCATTGAGATGCAGGAGAAACCCCTGCTACCAACAGGAAACTTAGCCGCAAATCCACAGGGAGACATTAAGGAAATAGATGAATCACTGTATGGGCAGTCTTCTTTTAGAGGGATTTTGGATATAGGCCTATTAGACGTGGATCCCAAGTATTTAATTTATGACAAAGATGAATTTGAGGTGCTGGGGGCGAGCTCTGATATGCTCATTTTGGATTTAGGTAAAAATCCAAAAAACTACAAAGTGGGTGATTTGATTCGTTTTAAATTAAAATACATGGGGGCATTGGCCATTTTAAATTCTTACTATATCGAAAAACGAGTTATTTGA
- a CDS encoding porin family protein, which produces MKKVIFAFIAFSLFVWDANAQRRTPASAQNSNFGIRGGVNFFNWGGDDGSNNDYTNRAGFHAGIYGNMFVTDNFAIEPGVYYSQKGTEADNFTESRTILEYIDVPILLRFYASDGFNVFAGPQGSILTNAKFEGDAFGSSFEWERDDVNDLDAGLVFGVGYNLPVGLNVQGSYDLGLTPVFKESDAKVYNRGFKVSLGYSF; this is translated from the coding sequence ATGAAAAAAGTAATTTTTGCATTTATCGCGTTTTCATTATTTGTGTGGGATGCCAATGCGCAGCGAAGAACTCCAGCAAGTGCGCAAAACAGTAACTTTGGTATCCGAGGTGGGGTCAACTTCTTTAATTGGGGAGGAGACGATGGCTCCAATAATGATTACACTAACAGGGCTGGATTTCATGCGGGGATTTACGGTAACATGTTTGTGACCGATAATTTCGCGATTGAGCCAGGGGTTTATTATTCCCAAAAAGGTACAGAAGCCGATAACTTTACCGAGTCCAGGACCATCTTGGAGTACATTGATGTACCAATATTGCTAAGATTTTATGCCAGTGATGGTTTTAATGTTTTTGCAGGACCTCAAGGCTCGATTTTGACCAACGCAAAATTTGAAGGTGATGCTTTTGGCAGCTCCTTTGAATGGGAAAGGGATGATGTCAATGACCTGGATGCAGGACTTGTGTTTGGTGTCGGCTATAATCTCCCTGTGGGATTAAATGTTCAGGGGAGTTATGATCTTGGGCTGACGCCGGTCTTTAAAGAATCAGATGCAAAAGTCTACAACAGAGGATTTAAGGTGTCGTTAGGATACAGTTTCTAA
- a CDS encoding porin family protein produces the protein MKARLIIFVIVMMGGFHQLYGQTGIRAGWNYSDINGIGSDGSSGFHAGFYHKINLGLLAVEPGLQYTRKGCKVDEMGTTGKERLHYLDVPVLVRVGFLPLFNVFAGPQASVLLARSYKGSTDVSSLDGLTKFDIGGIVGVGLNLPLGFNIQGSYDFGFVDMNYNDVDTKNSVFKVSLGKSF, from the coding sequence ATGAAAGCACGTTTGATCATTTTTGTAATCGTAATGATGGGAGGATTTCACCAGCTTTATGGCCAGACCGGTATCAGGGCCGGGTGGAATTATTCTGATATTAATGGAATTGGTTCGGATGGTAGTTCCGGTTTCCACGCGGGATTTTACCATAAGATCAATTTAGGGTTGTTAGCGGTAGAGCCTGGGCTTCAATATACCCGAAAGGGCTGTAAGGTGGATGAAATGGGTACTACTGGGAAAGAAAGGCTACACTATTTGGATGTTCCCGTATTGGTGCGGGTAGGCTTCCTTCCCCTATTTAACGTATTCGCCGGACCACAGGCTTCTGTGCTATTGGCGAGGAGCTATAAGGGAAGCACAGACGTTTCATCTTTGGATGGATTGACCAAGTTTGATATTGGTGGAATCGTCGGAGTGGGATTGAATTTGCCGTTAGGGTTTAATATCCAAGGGAGTTATGATTTTGGATTTGTGGACATGAATTATAATGATGTCGACACCAAAAATAGCGTGTTCAAGGTATCTCTCGGGAAAAGTTTCTGA
- a CDS encoding Gfo/Idh/MocA family protein produces the protein MKRRQFIQRTALATAAINFPNVSFGRKKEKLGVALVGLGGYSTGQLAPALQMTANCHLAGIVTGTPAKAVKWQKDYGIPDQNIYNYDNFESIADNPDIDVVYVVLPNSMHTEYAIKAAEAGKHVWCEKPMAKTVKECEQIIEACRKNKVKLSIGYRMQHEPNTQLFREFVKTQKYGELKMLEAVAGFYMNSTGIWRLDKEMGGGAMYDMGVYPINGVRYISGQEPISVMAYESKMRPEMFAEVDETMNYMLEFPDGLMANCATSFGMNMGRLTVTCRSGNFRLEPFQSYGGIKGYASDGTQFTNQVKSQQAVQMDDDAMAILQDKPVMVPGEEGLRDVMVVEAAFKSAKEGVRVKIG, from the coding sequence ATGAAAAGAAGACAATTCATCCAACGTACGGCCTTGGCCACTGCTGCTATCAATTTTCCAAATGTTTCTTTTGGCCGGAAGAAAGAGAAACTAGGGGTGGCTTTAGTGGGACTTGGTGGATACAGCACAGGGCAATTGGCCCCAGCACTCCAAATGACCGCTAACTGCCACCTGGCGGGTATTGTAACCGGTACGCCGGCCAAGGCAGTGAAGTGGCAGAAAGATTACGGCATACCCGATCAGAACATTTACAATTACGATAACTTCGAATCTATCGCCGATAATCCGGATATTGACGTGGTTTATGTGGTGTTGCCAAACAGCATGCATACCGAATATGCCATCAAAGCTGCCGAAGCCGGAAAGCACGTTTGGTGTGAAAAACCAATGGCCAAGACGGTCAAGGAATGCGAACAAATTATAGAAGCCTGTCGCAAAAATAAGGTGAAATTATCCATCGGTTACAGGATGCAACACGAACCCAATACGCAGCTGTTCCGGGAATTTGTGAAGACCCAGAAATATGGGGAACTTAAAATGCTGGAAGCAGTGGCTGGCTTTTACATGAATAGCACTGGTATTTGGCGCTTGGATAAGGAAATGGGAGGCGGGGCCATGTACGATATGGGCGTATACCCTATAAATGGTGTTCGGTATATCAGTGGCCAAGAACCGATTTCAGTTATGGCTTATGAAAGCAAGATGAGGCCTGAAATGTTTGCAGAAGTGGACGAGACCATGAATTATATGCTCGAGTTTCCAGACGGATTGATGGCGAATTGTGCGACCAGCTTTGGGATGAACATGGGAAGGCTTACCGTAACTTGTCGGAGTGGCAATTTCCGTTTAGAGCCATTTCAGTCTTACGGAGGTATCAAAGGATACGCCAGTGACGGTACCCAATTCACCAATCAGGTAAAAAGTCAGCAAGCCGTACAGATGGACGATGATGCGATGGCCATTTTGCAGGACAAGCCTGTAATGGTGCCTGGAGAGGAAGGACTCAGAGATGTCATGGTCGTGGAAGCGGCATTTAAGTCTGCGAAGGAAGGGGTGAGGGTGAAGATTGGATAA
- a CDS encoding carbohydrate kinase family protein, with translation MNKKAVIFGEMLWDCFPDKQLPGGAPMNVALHLQHLGITTTFISKIGSDSLGADLLSFVQKNGLNGDFVQRDTAHETSRVVVDNSDKENIKYEIVKPVAWDFMEWNTAIQEKVDEADVFVFGSLAARSSQSQNTLFRLLETSTLKVLDINLRPPHYSTKVLERLLKNTDVLKINEDELEILIEMSALDKNEEKALSAIVDRYELQLVCMTKGSAGAIIYDGREFYRHPGYQVDVEDTVGSGDAFLSGFISQYLKGNHPNKILDFACALGALVATQKGGTPRYDTDQITAIQDNNS, from the coding sequence ATGAACAAAAAAGCAGTTATTTTCGGTGAAATGCTTTGGGATTGCTTTCCTGATAAGCAACTACCGGGAGGTGCCCCCATGAACGTAGCCCTACACCTACAGCATTTGGGCATCACGACCACTTTTATCTCCAAAATAGGTTCTGATAGTCTTGGAGCAGATTTATTGTCGTTTGTCCAAAAAAACGGGCTTAATGGTGATTTTGTTCAAAGAGATACCGCTCATGAGACCAGTCGCGTAGTGGTGGACAACTCCGACAAAGAAAACATCAAATATGAAATCGTGAAGCCTGTGGCCTGGGACTTTATGGAGTGGAACACAGCCATTCAGGAAAAAGTGGATGAGGCCGATGTCTTTGTATTTGGTAGCCTCGCTGCTAGAAGTTCCCAAAGCCAGAATACACTTTTCAGGCTGCTGGAAACTTCCACCCTAAAAGTCTTGGACATCAATCTTCGTCCGCCCCATTACAGCACCAAAGTGTTGGAACGACTACTGAAAAACACCGACGTTTTGAAAATCAATGAGGATGAACTGGAAATCCTCATCGAAATGAGTGCTTTAGATAAAAATGAAGAAAAGGCTCTTTCAGCAATAGTCGATCGATACGAGTTACAATTAGTCTGTATGACCAAAGGCAGTGCGGGAGCCATTATCTATGATGGCAGGGAGTTTTACCGTCATCCGGGCTACCAAGTGGATGTAGAAGACACGGTGGGCTCAGGGGATGCCTTTCTCAGTGGTTTTATTTCCCAGTACCTGAAAGGCAATCACCCCAATAAAATCCTTGATTTTGCGTGTGCTCTTGGTGCCCTTGTAGCCACCCAAAAAGGCGGCACACCACGGTATGACACAGATCAGATTACTGCTATCCAAGATAACAACTCATAA
- a CDS encoding sugar porter family MFS transporter, whose translation MNSKKYVIFLSIVAALGGFLFGFDTAVISGAERFIQEKWQLSDWTHGMAVAIALYGTVIGALFGGIPADKYGRKTSLLWIGVLYFISALGSALAPDVYSFMFFRFIGGLGVGASSVVAPMYISEIAPAKNRGVLVALYQFNIVFGILMAYFSNYLIEMADLNESWRWMMGMEAIPALIYTLLSIRVPKSPRWLIAHHNKVEEATQILRKTDPEGVDEAIHLAIEERNREKIKVGFAVLFKHSHLKTTLLAIMIALFNQLSGINAIIYFAPRVFEMAGIDQKSALLSTIGIGVVNMIATMIGLYLIDRIGRKKLMVIGSIGYIISLLLMAYSFSGGVINSGYLPLFVFVFIASHAVGQGSVIWVFISEVFPNETRAFGQSIGCFTHWILAAVIANVFPFFANSFGPASIFGFFAVMMGLQLLWVLTKMPETKGRSLEEIQQDLKIKQGT comes from the coding sequence ATGAACAGTAAAAAATACGTCATCTTTCTTTCCATCGTGGCTGCTTTGGGAGGTTTTTTATTCGGATTTGACACCGCCGTAATTTCTGGTGCAGAGCGATTTATTCAGGAAAAGTGGCAGCTTAGTGACTGGACACACGGCATGGCCGTCGCCATAGCCCTTTATGGCACCGTCATTGGCGCGCTGTTTGGTGGCATTCCTGCCGATAAATACGGAAGAAAAACCTCATTATTGTGGATTGGAGTATTGTATTTCATTTCTGCCTTGGGCTCTGCACTGGCACCCGATGTATACAGTTTCATGTTCTTCCGCTTTATCGGAGGCTTGGGCGTCGGGGCTTCTTCGGTAGTGGCTCCCATGTACATCAGTGAGATTGCCCCGGCCAAAAACCGCGGCGTACTGGTGGCCCTCTATCAATTCAACATTGTTTTTGGTATCCTAATGGCTTATTTCTCCAATTACCTGATCGAAATGGCCGACCTGAACGAAAGCTGGCGTTGGATGATGGGAATGGAAGCAATCCCTGCTTTGATATATACGCTGCTTTCTATCCGAGTACCCAAAAGTCCCCGATGGCTGATCGCTCACCATAACAAGGTAGAAGAAGCTACCCAAATCCTTAGAAAAACTGACCCAGAAGGTGTGGATGAAGCCATCCATTTGGCCATTGAGGAACGCAATAGAGAAAAAATCAAAGTTGGTTTTGCCGTGCTCTTTAAGCACAGCCATTTGAAAACCACCTTGCTGGCTATTATGATTGCGCTGTTCAACCAACTTTCAGGCATCAATGCCATCATCTATTTTGCGCCCAGAGTTTTTGAAATGGCAGGAATTGATCAAAAAAGTGCCTTGCTGTCCACCATAGGCATCGGCGTGGTCAATATGATCGCCACCATGATCGGCCTGTACTTGATCGACCGAATCGGTCGTAAAAAACTAATGGTGATCGGCTCCATCGGCTATATCATTTCGCTACTACTGATGGCCTATTCCTTTTCGGGAGGAGTCATCAACTCCGGGTATTTACCCCTTTTCGTATTCGTTTTCATTGCCTCACATGCCGTGGGACAGGGCAGTGTGATCTGGGTGTTTATCTCAGAAGTATTTCCCAACGAGACCCGCGCTTTTGGACAGTCCATTGGTTGTTTTACGCACTGGATATTGGCTGCAGTGATCGCCAATGTATTCCCTTTCTTTGCCAATTCCTTTGGGCCGGCAAGTATATTTGGATTCTTTGCAGTCATGATGGGCTTGCAACTCCTATGGGTATTGACCAAAATGCCCGAGACCAAAGGAAGATCCTTGGAGGAAATCCAGCAGGACCTCAAAATAAAGCAAGGCACTTAA
- a CDS encoding glycoside hydrolase family 32 protein, whose translation MNLYIKPIMLFTVLVSITSCSPNTREKKMAVQKSFDEQFRPQYHFSPPQQWMNDPNGMVYLDGEYHLFYQHYPDSNVWGPMHWGHAVSEDLLHWDHLPIALYPDSLGYIFSGSAVIDHGNTSGLGKNGQDPMVAIFTYHHDENGQSQGIAFSNDKGRSWTKYRNNPVLESPGIPDFRDPKVSWYDRGNGSGKWIMTLAVKDKISFYSSPNLIDWTHESDFNPEWAAYGGVWECPDLFPLKTNSGNEKWMLLVSINPGGPNGGSATQYFIGNFDGQNYTAEGESIKWLDYGTDNYAGVTWSNIPPEDGRRLFIGWMSNWQYANIVPTTEWRSANTIPRELALITDHGVERVASRPIKELEQLRQTTEIIQGSTHALKDPLFELELEKESGESARITLKNELGEKVMITFEDNQLIFDRTESGKISFEEGFGKRITAPITDITIETIRMYADRSSLEIFINDGALVMTEIIFPNAPYSQLETDGFQKKGKIHYLTSIWNH comes from the coding sequence ATGAACTTATACATCAAACCTATAATGCTATTCACGGTATTGGTGAGCATCACTTCATGCTCACCCAATACCCGTGAGAAAAAGATGGCTGTCCAAAAGTCTTTCGATGAACAATTTCGCCCACAATATCATTTCAGTCCACCACAGCAGTGGATGAACGATCCCAATGGCATGGTGTACCTTGATGGAGAATATCATCTTTTTTATCAACACTATCCCGATAGTAATGTTTGGGGCCCGATGCATTGGGGACATGCCGTTTCAGAAGACCTCCTTCACTGGGATCATCTTCCTATAGCCCTATACCCGGACAGCTTGGGGTACATATTCTCAGGTAGTGCAGTGATAGACCATGGAAACACCTCTGGACTTGGAAAAAATGGTCAGGATCCAATGGTGGCCATCTTCACTTATCATCATGATGAAAATGGCCAAAGTCAAGGGATCGCATTCAGTAATGATAAAGGCCGTTCGTGGACCAAGTATAGGAATAACCCTGTGCTAGAAAGTCCTGGAATTCCGGATTTCAGAGACCCAAAGGTAAGTTGGTATGACCGTGGAAATGGTTCAGGAAAATGGATCATGACTTTAGCCGTAAAGGACAAAATAAGCTTTTATTCTTCCCCAAATCTCATCGACTGGACGCATGAAAGTGATTTCAACCCCGAATGGGCTGCATATGGAGGTGTATGGGAATGTCCTGACCTCTTTCCATTAAAGACCAACTCCGGAAATGAAAAGTGGATGCTATTGGTCAGCATCAATCCAGGAGGCCCCAATGGGGGGTCGGCCACCCAATACTTTATCGGAAATTTTGACGGACAAAACTATACCGCTGAAGGTGAAAGCATCAAATGGTTGGATTACGGCACAGACAACTATGCAGGAGTAACTTGGTCAAACATTCCTCCAGAGGATGGTAGAAGGCTATTCATAGGCTGGATGAGCAATTGGCAATATGCTAACATCGTTCCGACAACCGAATGGAGATCCGCTAACACCATTCCGCGTGAGCTAGCATTGATTACGGATCATGGGGTAGAGAGGGTGGCATCTCGACCGATAAAAGAATTGGAGCAACTACGTCAAACTACTGAAATCATTCAAGGATCCACACATGCTTTAAAGGATCCACTATTTGAACTGGAGCTAGAAAAAGAGAGTGGCGAATCAGCCAGAATCACTCTCAAAAATGAGCTGGGAGAAAAAGTCATGATTACATTTGAAGACAATCAATTGATCTTTGACAGGACTGAATCTGGAAAAATAAGTTTTGAAGAGGGTTTTGGCAAACGAATTACCGCACCTATCACCGATATAACCATAGAAACCATTCGTATGTATGCTGACCGCTCCTCATTAGAAATTTTTATTAACGATGGAGCTTTGGTAATGACCGAAATCATTTTCCCTAACGCTCCCTATTCACAGTTAGAAACAGACGGTTTTCAGAAAAAAGGCAAAATACATTATTTAACATCGATTTGGAACCATTAA